In Silene latifolia isolate original U9 population chromosome 3, ASM4854445v1, whole genome shotgun sequence, a single window of DNA contains:
- the LOC141649404 gene encoding uncharacterized protein LOC141649404: MCRVKDRLAGGYQGNCWSASTGEYSISAGYHWLQAPHPHVLWYHDVWDSWVIPKQAFIGWLIHRNALNTRSKLCKLGLSTTASCVLCETGEETHDHLFWDCVYSSKIIAGLELLLQLKLTGHSTSYSKLQKRVCRVVKMAAWYAIWMERNSASLEFAICRPEKLTQRIQHQVHGRLVEKLSNCTIPSDCSWLSKINIICSFCT, encoded by the coding sequence ATGTGCAGGGTTAAGGATCGTTTAGCTGGAGGTTATCAGGGTAATTGCTGGTCTGCTTCTACTGGTGAGTACTCTATTAGTGCTGGATACCATTGGCTACAGGCTCCACACCCACATGTCCTATGGTATCATGATGTTTGGGATTCTTGGGTTATTCCCAAGCAGGCTTTTATTGGCTGGCTTATTCATAGAAATGCTCTGAATACAAGATCAAAACTGTGTAAGCTGGGCCTGAGTACTACTGCTAGTTGTGTTCTTTGTGAGACGGGGGAGGAGACACATGATCATCTTTTTTGGGATTGTGTGTATTCCTCAAAAATTATTGCAGGATTAGAACTTTTGTTGCAGCTGAAGCTTACTGGCCATTCTACTTCCTATTCTAAGCTGCAAAAGAGAGTTTGCAGGGTAGTCAAGATGGCTGCTTGGTATGCTATCTGGATGGAAAGGAATTCTGCTAGCCTGGAATTTGCTATCTGCAGGCCTGAGAAACTGACTCAAAGGATTCAACATCAAGTGCATGGAAGACTCGTAGAAAAATTAAGTAATTGTACTATCCCAAGTGATTGTAGTTGGCTaagtaaaattaatattatatgttCATTTTGTACTTAG